One Halovivax ruber XH-70 genomic region harbors:
- a CDS encoding type II toxin-antitoxin system RatA family toxin produces the protein MDRIVLSTLVHREPETVFETVRDFRTYPNYASVLDAVSADGDGGVGTRYDLDFSWWKLTYTARSEVTAIDAPERLAWRLREDVDAAGEWRIEPAPDAAPPDVETASRLFFDVAYDPHTADSNAISLPRFVSLDRVIGLVRPRLYDEAEKVVRRLVADIEGETRDVELTVHEQPGSSVL, from the coding sequence GTGGATCGGATCGTCCTCAGCACGCTCGTTCACCGGGAGCCGGAAACCGTCTTCGAGACGGTCAGGGACTTTCGGACGTACCCGAACTACGCCTCCGTCCTCGATGCGGTCTCGGCCGACGGCGACGGCGGGGTCGGGACGCGCTACGATCTCGACTTCTCGTGGTGGAAACTCACCTACACCGCTCGCTCCGAAGTGACCGCGATCGACGCACCCGAACGGCTCGCGTGGCGCCTCCGCGAAGACGTCGACGCTGCCGGCGAGTGGCGGATCGAACCGGCCCCCGACGCTGCCCCACCCGACGTGGAGACGGCGAGTCGCCTGTTCTTCGACGTCGCGTACGACCCGCACACGGCCGATTCGAACGCGATCAGCCTGCCCCGATTCGTCTCGCTCGACCGGGTCATCGGACTCGTCCGGCCGCGGCTGTACGACGAGGCCGAGAAGGTCGTCCGTCGACTGGTCGCGGATATCGAGGGTGAGACTCGCGACGTCGAACTCACGGTTCACGAACAGCCCGGGTCGTCGGTGTTGTGA
- a CDS encoding cupredoxin domain-containing protein encodes MKRRTALTGVTGAIGVGLAGCLTDIGDDTEPETDGSTESDPCESGRKLIEAIADEEYEQAAEYAPIEFDSSQRLSAIGELYKRAELPSIEQIECAGTTDETIREYDRELDADVADAASVEYALTTSIADESVDLTVEVTAIEIDGEWYTWISDGLVTQVNPDVRTEGNGTNAVTITFADRGAAKRIYVQGESIESPTDYQLIREEESLTLSTDEVGAGRFDVVGEGWNGQTEVVSQFSLGRRESWADVEEIVFRAMTTSWVGKQPAHIAGVDNPTLILERGREYRIGWDEGNGAGHNLELRNADDEVVDDYATEVTMEPDESQILTVTATDELATYRCVPHSGMEGEIEVVDEL; translated from the coding sequence ATGAAACGGAGAACGGCCCTCACTGGCGTCACCGGTGCCATCGGCGTCGGTCTGGCAGGCTGTCTGACCGACATTGGCGACGACACAGAGCCCGAGACGGACGGTTCGACGGAATCGGACCCGTGCGAGAGCGGACGGAAGCTCATCGAAGCGATCGCGGACGAGGAGTACGAGCAGGCAGCAGAATACGCACCGATCGAGTTCGATTCCTCCCAACGGCTGTCGGCCATTGGAGAACTGTACAAGCGGGCGGAGTTGCCATCGATCGAGCAGATCGAGTGCGCGGGGACGACAGACGAGACAATCAGAGAGTACGATCGGGAGCTCGATGCCGACGTAGCAGACGCTGCCTCCGTCGAGTACGCGCTCACGACATCGATTGCCGACGAATCCGTCGACCTCACCGTCGAGGTAACGGCCATCGAAATCGACGGCGAGTGGTACACCTGGATTTCCGATGGGCTGGTGACGCAGGTGAATCCCGACGTCCGCACCGAGGGTAACGGAACCAACGCTGTGACGATCACGTTTGCCGACCGAGGCGCTGCCAAGCGAATCTACGTCCAGGGAGAGTCGATCGAATCACCGACCGATTACCAGTTGATACGCGAGGAAGAGTCGCTGACCCTCTCTACCGACGAAGTTGGAGCAGGGCGATTCGACGTGGTTGGGGAGGGATGGAACGGCCAGACGGAAGTCGTCTCCCAGTTCTCGCTCGGAAGGCGGGAAAGTTGGGCCGACGTCGAGGAAATCGTCTTCCGGGCGATGACGACGTCGTGGGTTGGCAAACAACCTGCCCACATCGCAGGCGTGGACAATCCGACCTTGATCCTCGAACGGGGCCGCGAGTATCGCATCGGCTGGGACGAGGGGAATGGGGCGGGGCACAATCTGGAACTGCGAAACGCCGACGACGAGGTCGTCGACGACTACGCGACCGAGGTGACGATGGAACCAGACGAGAGCCAGATTCTCACCGTCACCGCGACAGACGAACTGGCTACCTACCGGTGCGTGCCCCACTCGGGGATGGAAGGCGAGATCGAGGTCGTCGACGAACTGTAG
- a CDS encoding M42 family metallopeptidase translates to MPTHSLDEAMITELTETSGVPGYEDRVRTLVQDAFDESVDRVRTDAMGNVVGTIDGSGDHEVAVAAHMDEIGFMVSHIESDEDGSGFLELDPLGGWDPRVLKAQRVTVHTEDGDLPGVIGSPPPHTMDAEEREATPDVDDVYIDLGLPAEDVEDRVAVGDLVTMDQSTETVGELLTGKAMDDRICLYAMLQTAAAIEDPDATIHFCATVQEEVGLRGARALGVDVDPDLAIAMDVTVANDVPEFDEGEHVTRLGDGTAIKLKDGSVITSPKVHRRFKSIAEDEEIDYQLEVLPAGGTDTAGFQHTHGAKPVGALSIPNRYMHTVTEAVHRDDVAATVDLLTAFLEREDGTVDYTL, encoded by the coding sequence ATGCCAACGCATTCTCTCGACGAGGCGATGATCACCGAGCTCACCGAGACCAGCGGCGTCCCTGGCTACGAAGATCGCGTACGGACACTCGTCCAGGATGCGTTCGACGAGTCGGTCGACCGGGTCCGAACGGACGCGATGGGAAACGTCGTCGGCACGATCGACGGTTCGGGCGACCACGAGGTCGCCGTCGCGGCCCACATGGACGAGATCGGGTTCATGGTCAGCCACATCGAGAGTGACGAGGATGGCAGTGGATTTCTCGAACTCGATCCCCTGGGCGGCTGGGACCCTCGTGTTCTCAAAGCCCAGCGCGTGACGGTCCACACCGAAGACGGCGACCTTCCGGGCGTCATCGGCTCACCACCACCGCACACGATGGACGCCGAGGAGCGCGAGGCCACCCCGGACGTCGACGACGTCTACATCGATCTCGGACTCCCCGCCGAAGACGTCGAAGATCGCGTCGCAGTCGGCGACCTCGTCACGATGGATCAATCGACGGAGACCGTCGGCGAGTTGCTCACCGGGAAGGCGATGGACGACCGGATCTGTCTCTACGCCATGCTTCAGACGGCCGCAGCGATCGAAGACCCCGACGCCACGATCCACTTCTGTGCGACCGTCCAGGAGGAGGTCGGCCTCCGCGGCGCACGGGCACTCGGTGTCGACGTCGATCCGGACCTGGCGATCGCGATGGACGTGACGGTCGCGAACGACGTTCCGGAGTTCGACGAGGGCGAGCACGTCACCCGACTCGGCGACGGAACCGCGATCAAGCTCAAGGACGGCAGCGTCATCACCAGCCCGAAAGTACACCGGCGATTCAAATCCATCGCCGAGGACGAGGAGATCGACTACCAGCTCGAAGTGCTTCCCGCCGGCGGGACGGACACGGCCGGCTTCCAGCACACCCACGGCGCAAAACCGGTTGGCGCGCTCTCGATTCCGAACCGGTACATGCACACCGTCACCGAAGCCGTCCACCGCGACGACGTGGCAGCGACGGTCGACCTGCTGACGGCCTTCCTCGAACGCGAGGACGGAACGGTCGACTACACGTTGTAG
- a CDS encoding DUF7529 family protein — translation MSENQPADPHSERVKDATAAETEAWKQELEEMEQIAQERRDDGWEVLTMSAGHTNTVSRDGDADEQFGICHIVPDSDADAFAEFYDEESFTEYLVYGRPIEAYLYLVTELIDPVNERAVLIAGRYNRMYADGMISDANEEGVLYTHVQKINGTVVGSFEHETYGPLIGEPEEPGVAE, via the coding sequence ATGAGCGAGAATCAACCTGCAGACCCACACAGCGAGCGGGTGAAAGATGCAACCGCTGCAGAGACCGAAGCCTGGAAACAGGAACTCGAAGAGATGGAACAAATCGCCCAAGAGCGCCGAGACGACGGCTGGGAGGTCCTGACTATGAGCGCAGGGCATACGAATACAGTCAGCCGAGACGGTGACGCGGACGAGCAATTCGGCATTTGTCATATCGTCCCAGATAGTGATGCCGACGCGTTTGCGGAGTTTTACGACGAGGAATCGTTCACCGAGTATCTCGTGTACGGGCGTCCGATCGAAGCGTACCTGTACCTCGTTACCGAGTTGATCGATCCAGTGAACGAGCGCGCAGTCCTCATCGCTGGCCGATACAACAGAATGTACGCAGACGGGATGATTAGCGATGCCAACGAAGAAGGTGTCCTCTACACACACGTGCAGAAGATTAACGGAACTGTCGTTGGAAGCTTCGAGCACGAGACGTACGGCCCCCTGATCGGCGAGCCGGAAGAGCCCGGCGTAGCCGAGTAA
- a CDS encoding DUF7555 family protein gives MGARDTVAEWLRQHVPAWIYACTYAFVVVVALTCVALLFTLLTGGDLVRAKLFLFFGGWILLAIATAQLWPQRGSEDEPVDSYDEAVETVAPDGRMQRIANAIPPARWVRRPPPPERVSMAGKQFLAAVATLAVSFFIETALGVA, from the coding sequence ATGGGAGCCCGGGATACAGTTGCAGAATGGCTGCGCCAGCACGTCCCTGCCTGGATTTACGCGTGTACGTACGCGTTCGTCGTCGTAGTGGCACTCACCTGTGTGGCGCTCTTGTTCACCCTCCTGACCGGCGGTGACCTGGTCAGAGCCAAACTCTTCCTCTTTTTCGGAGGATGGATTTTGCTGGCCATTGCCACGGCCCAACTCTGGCCACAGCGGGGATCGGAGGACGAACCGGTTGACTCGTACGACGAAGCGGTCGAAACGGTGGCGCCAGATGGTCGAATGCAACGAATCGCCAACGCCATCCCGCCAGCACGGTGGGTCAGACGACCACCGCCACCGGAGCGCGTCTCGATGGCTGGAAAGCAGTTTCTCGCCGCCGTCGCAACCCTGGCTGTCTCCTTCTTCATAGAAACGGCACTCGGAGTGGCCTAA
- a CDS encoding ABC transporter ATP-binding protein, translated as MSQNVVSSDSTRTPQTAETMIEVDELKTYYEGNSLFGGTPVKAVDGVTFDIQQGETLGLVGESGCGKTTLGRTLIQLEEATGGEIRFDGKDITTLSRDELHQWRKNAQMVFQDPDSSLNDRMTIGEIVREPLDVHEIGTPRERRQKVKELLDTVGLQREHYFRYPHQFSGGQRQRIGIARTLALEPDFIVLDEPVSALDVSVQAEIINLLEDLQEEFGLTYLFIAHDLSVVRHICDRVAVMYLGNIMEIGPTEELFTDPANPYTHSLLSAIPEPDPTAERDRITLHGTPPNPRYPPSGCPFSTRCPVAIKPEEFSDLDPNLWTRIVQLREVLGERLRADRSVRERIRERLGKETRFGTMEETVNELFGEFDLPTDVETEIHQIAHLAQSDGEAAALERYGTVFGSICDQQDPHFVEEEDAADEGTQGERTAGSEISGPNHQSYCHRHKAEFDDPEAVIKARDV; from the coding sequence ATGAGTCAAAACGTCGTATCGTCTGATTCCACTCGGACGCCCCAGACAGCAGAGACGATGATCGAAGTCGACGAGCTGAAGACCTACTACGAGGGCAACAGTCTGTTCGGTGGGACGCCCGTCAAAGCCGTCGACGGTGTCACGTTCGACATCCAGCAAGGTGAGACGCTCGGCCTGGTCGGTGAGTCCGGGTGTGGAAAGACGACACTCGGTCGGACACTGATCCAGCTCGAAGAGGCAACCGGTGGAGAGATCCGCTTCGATGGAAAGGACATCACGACGCTCAGCCGCGACGAACTCCACCAGTGGCGGAAGAACGCCCAGATGGTGTTTCAGGACCCGGACTCCAGCCTCAACGATCGGATGACGATCGGAGAGATCGTCCGGGAGCCACTCGACGTTCACGAGATCGGGACACCGCGTGAACGTCGACAGAAGGTGAAAGAGTTGCTCGACACCGTCGGGCTCCAGCGCGAGCACTACTTCCGATACCCGCACCAGTTCTCGGGCGGGCAGCGCCAGCGGATCGGGATCGCGCGAACACTCGCACTCGAACCGGACTTCATCGTCCTCGACGAACCCGTCTCGGCACTCGACGTCTCCGTCCAGGCCGAGATTATCAACCTCCTCGAAGATCTCCAGGAGGAGTTTGGACTCACCTATCTCTTCATCGCTCACGACCTCTCCGTCGTCCGCCACATCTGCGACCGCGTCGCGGTGATGTACCTCGGGAACATCATGGAGATCGGGCCGACGGAGGAGTTGTTCACCGATCCGGCGAATCCATACACACACTCGCTGTTGTCGGCAATCCCTGAACCCGATCCGACCGCAGAGAGAGACCGGATCACGCTCCACGGGACCCCGCCGAACCCGCGATATCCCCCGTCTGGCTGTCCATTCAGCACCCGCTGTCCGGTGGCCATCAAACCAGAGGAGTTCAGCGATCTCGACCCCAACCTGTGGACCCGCATCGTCCAACTCCGAGAGGTACTCGGCGAGAGACTGCGGGCTGACCGATCCGTCCGTGAGCGAATTCGTGAGCGACTCGGCAAGGAGACGCGATTCGGAACGATGGAAGAGACGGTGAACGAGCTGTTTGGCGAGTTCGACCTTCCAACAGATGTCGAGACCGAGATCCATCAGATCGCGCATCTCGCCCAGTCCGATGGAGAGGCCGCTGCACTAGAGCGATACGGGACCGTCTTCGGCAGCATCTGTGATCAGCAGGATCCGCACTTCGTCGAGGAGGAAGATGCCGCTGACGAGGGGACGCAGGGAGAAAGAACGGCCGGCTCCGAGATATCCGGCCCGAACCATCAGAGCTACTGTCACAGACACAAAGCCGAGTTCGACGATCCCGAGGCAGTGATCAAGGCCCGCGACGTCTGA
- a CDS encoding ABC transporter ATP-binding protein — translation MSMQSTVGKSKTRAEPIISVSNLQTAFFTEKETIRAVDGISFDIHPGETVGIVGESGSGKSVTARSIMGLVDSPGRVLPGSSIRFNHLDAVQEYAERFPEHTVDIGAYESQYDSGEILDHPSVDVGPAELGYDQAEDVPIEVIVAAGFTEPFDRVSDDDFVFVTGGDPAVPEQITDGFIELTNLSGESQRLIRGGRIAMIFQDPLTSLNPVYTVGNQIKEALALHQGLKGEEATQEAADLLEAVGIPDARRRVTEYPHQFSGGMRQRAVIAMALACEPDMLICDEPTTALDVTIQAQILELLEEIQNERDVGIMFITHDMGVIAEITDRVNVMYAGEVVESATVTELFKNPKHPYTNGLLRSIPGQQQGDRLATIDGTVPTPNEKATYCRFEPRCPKSFDECSAVHPEPVPVNANADDHKAACLLYPEDKSTVAAVEQHQEQGYATQVPKSQSTGGDE, via the coding sequence ATGTCTATGCAATCTACAGTCGGCAAATCGAAAACCAGGGCGGAACCGATCATCTCGGTGAGTAACCTGCAGACGGCGTTTTTCACCGAGAAAGAGACGATTCGCGCGGTCGACGGCATCTCGTTCGACATCCACCCGGGGGAAACGGTTGGTATCGTCGGCGAGTCGGGCTCAGGAAAAAGTGTGACGGCACGCTCGATCATGGGGCTCGTCGACTCACCGGGTCGTGTCCTCCCGGGGAGTTCGATCAGATTCAATCACCTGGATGCCGTTCAGGAGTATGCAGAACGGTTCCCCGAACATACCGTCGACATCGGGGCATACGAGTCACAGTACGATTCGGGAGAGATTCTCGATCACCCCTCGGTCGATGTCGGACCGGCAGAGCTGGGGTACGATCAGGCCGAAGACGTTCCCATCGAAGTGATCGTTGCAGCCGGCTTTACGGAGCCGTTCGACCGAGTATCCGACGACGACTTCGTGTTCGTGACCGGCGGTGATCCAGCCGTCCCCGAACAGATCACCGACGGCTTCATCGAACTCACCAACCTCTCGGGGGAGTCCCAGCGCCTCATTCGCGGTGGGCGTATCGCCATGATATTCCAGGACCCCCTGACCAGCCTCAACCCTGTTTACACGGTCGGCAACCAGATCAAGGAAGCACTGGCACTCCACCAGGGCCTGAAAGGCGAAGAAGCGACTCAGGAGGCAGCCGATCTGCTCGAGGCTGTCGGAATTCCCGACGCGCGCCGACGCGTAACCGAGTACCCACACCAGTTCTCCGGTGGGATGCGCCAGCGTGCGGTGATCGCCATGGCGCTGGCCTGCGAGCCCGACATGCTCATCTGTGACGAGCCAACGACGGCGCTCGACGTCACGATCCAGGCGCAGATTCTCGAGTTACTGGAAGAGATTCAGAACGAACGGGACGTCGGGATCATGTTCATCACCCACGACATGGGCGTGATCGCGGAGATCACGGATCGAGTCAACGTCATGTACGCCGGTGAAGTTGTCGAATCGGCTACTGTCACAGAACTCTTCAAGAACCCGAAGCATCCATACACGAATGGGCTCCTTCGGTCGATCCCTGGCCAACAGCAAGGAGATCGACTGGCGACGATCGATGGCACTGTTCCGACACCGAACGAGAAGGCGACGTACTGCCGGTTCGAACCACGTTGCCCCAAATCGTTCGACGAGTGCTCGGCAGTCCACCCGGAGCCAGTCCCGGTGAACGCGAACGCGGACGACCACAAAGCCGCGTGCCTGCTGTATCCCGAAGACAAGTCGACGGTGGCCGCCGTTGAGCAGCATCAAGAGCAAGGATATGCCACACAGGTTCCAAAATCACAGTCAACAGGTGGTGACGAATGA
- a CDS encoding ABC transporter permease — MSVQTDNTAANASTREEDTTLRERIRQNPRPATIWFAGLALLILLEFPKVIAGISAIGGVFAFVLDIALMVPDWIGGNVGGGAISFVVHDLVAIGLLFVASIFVSGYILPWHVAERFDLDVTRRGSIYLDRAVATGILAAIAGILAFTPIGALLSNELSLWSSILDSLTELPSLTDRELISNQGYRSPDGSGWEGTFLGLEPKLAWMIRVGVVYAYAFAFLGWLWKGYNVFRDHYRAADWTPRDDTLRRFRNHTWGLFGLVVVIMFLVLAVWAPTISPVTAEANIYSTYEHEVTYLGDDGTLETVTHGVANLDSQSRGNENVGIWSYDDYGRWQPFGTTPHGQNLMTHLAYGAQTSLIIGVLAIGLGGLIAVLLSLVTAYYKGVADVITVIASDTIISIPLFLLVMMLSVIFNEGDHWLAEPMDGGLLLALIFAFAYWPGLWRSIRGPSLQVSEEEWVDAAKSYGQTPLKTMRKHMAPYIAGYIMIYASLIVGGVIIATSALSFLGLGINPPTPEWGRLIADGRQYVSGPSWHIATVSGIMIVLVVTAFNALGDGIRDAIDPEADVGGDGGAAAGGGG; from the coding sequence ATGAGTGTACAAACTGACAATACGGCCGCAAACGCATCGACGAGGGAAGAGGATACGACGCTTCGAGAGCGGATACGCCAAAACCCACGACCCGCGACCATCTGGTTCGCCGGGCTGGCGCTCCTGATCCTGCTCGAGTTCCCGAAGGTTATCGCGGGGATTTCTGCGATCGGCGGCGTCTTCGCATTCGTTCTGGATATCGCCCTGATGGTCCCCGACTGGATCGGGGGGAACGTTGGCGGCGGCGCTATCTCGTTTGTGGTCCACGACCTGGTGGCTATCGGGTTGTTGTTCGTCGCCTCGATATTCGTCAGTGGGTACATTCTCCCCTGGCACGTCGCAGAGCGATTCGACCTCGACGTCACACGACGTGGAAGCATCTATCTCGATCGGGCCGTCGCCACCGGCATCCTCGCCGCCATCGCGGGCATTCTCGCGTTCACCCCGATCGGCGCGCTCCTCTCGAACGAACTCAGCCTCTGGAGCTCCATTCTTGATTCGCTTACGGAACTCCCCTCACTCACGGACCGAGAACTCATCTCCAATCAGGGCTATCGATCACCCGATGGGAGCGGATGGGAAGGGACATTCCTCGGACTCGAACCCAAGCTGGCCTGGATGATTCGGGTCGGCGTCGTATACGCCTATGCGTTTGCCTTCTTGGGGTGGCTCTGGAAGGGGTACAACGTCTTCCGCGACCACTACCGTGCGGCAGATTGGACCCCCCGTGACGACACCCTCCGACGATTCCGTAACCACACGTGGGGACTCTTCGGACTCGTGGTCGTCATCATGTTCCTGGTGCTCGCGGTCTGGGCACCCACAATCAGTCCCGTCACCGCCGAGGCGAACATCTACTCGACGTACGAACACGAGGTAACCTACTTGGGAGACGACGGGACACTCGAGACGGTTACCCATGGGGTGGCAAATCTGGACAGTCAGTCCCGCGGGAACGAGAACGTCGGAATCTGGAGTTACGACGATTACGGTCGCTGGCAACCATTCGGAACGACACCACACGGCCAGAATCTCATGACACACCTCGCGTATGGCGCGCAAACCTCCCTCATCATCGGGGTCCTCGCGATTGGCCTCGGTGGCTTGATCGCGGTGCTACTCTCCCTCGTAACGGCCTACTACAAGGGAGTCGCCGACGTCATCACGGTGATCGCCAGCGACACGATCATCTCCATCCCGTTGTTCCTGCTCGTGATGATGCTCTCGGTGATCTTCAACGAGGGTGATCACTGGTTGGCGGAACCGATGGACGGTGGGCTGTTACTGGCCCTCATCTTCGCCTTCGCGTACTGGCCAGGACTCTGGCGCTCGATTCGTGGCCCGTCGCTACAGGTGTCCGAAGAGGAGTGGGTCGACGCCGCGAAGAGTTACGGCCAGACGCCGTTGAAAACCATGCGAAAGCACATGGCACCCTACATCGCCGGCTATATCATGATCTACGCGTCGCTGATCGTCGGTGGCGTCATCATCGCCACGTCGGCTCTCTCGTTCCTCGGTCTCGGGATCAATCCACCGACCCCCGAGTGGGGGCGACTCATCGCAGACGGACGTCAGTACGTCTCGGGACCGTCGTGGCACATCGCGACGGTTTCGGGGATCATGATCGTCCTCGTCGTCACCGCGTTCAACGCACTGGGCGACGGGATTCGGGATGCAATCGATCCCGAAGCAGACGTTGGCGGTGATGGTGGTGCGGCTGCAGGAGGTGGTGGATAA
- a CDS encoding ABC transporter permease, with protein MSRWSYFLKRLLLSVPVVFLVLTFIFVMLRMGPIDPVAARLGPEATGADAQRMRENLGLTDPLWEQYTEFIGSFLSMDLGQSWVVRPGQTVTDIIVVSGPPTLWLGFWAVLLPLFIGIPLGLYSGLNPNTKGDYFATISAILWQSMPNFWLAIMIVAVLRQTHGGGWLGFDWYTFGPELQSMTGTPDLNFIAEGGAQIFGVLPSPMAINWGAIMVDIKFILPAALVLGSASMAAEARIGRTAVLENINSNYVETARAKGLKERTIVWKHIFRNALIPLVPVITSEAYVLIGGSVIIEYIFNINGLGNIFFRAMTQGDLPLAGGLLFFYTVIIIGLNVFQDFLYTIIDPRVGYER; from the coding sequence ATGAGCCGCTGGAGCTACTTCCTCAAGCGGTTACTGTTGTCAGTTCCGGTCGTATTCCTCGTGTTGACGTTCATCTTCGTCATGCTTCGAATGGGACCGATCGACCCCGTTGCCGCTCGACTCGGACCGGAAGCAACCGGCGCAGACGCCCAACGAATGCGAGAAAATCTCGGGCTCACTGACCCACTCTGGGAGCAATATACCGAATTCATCGGTAGCTTCCTGTCGATGGACCTCGGCCAATCGTGGGTCGTCAGGCCAGGGCAAACCGTCACGGACATTATCGTCGTGTCGGGCCCACCGACGCTCTGGCTCGGATTCTGGGCGGTCCTCCTGCCGCTCTTCATCGGGATTCCGCTCGGACTCTATTCCGGACTCAACCCGAACACGAAAGGTGACTACTTCGCGACGATCAGCGCGATCCTCTGGCAGTCGATGCCAAACTTCTGGCTCGCAATCATGATCGTCGCGGTCCTCCGGCAGACACACGGTGGTGGGTGGCTGGGCTTCGACTGGTATACGTTCGGCCCAGAACTGCAGAGTATGACGGGAACGCCCGACCTCAATTTCATCGCGGAAGGTGGGGCACAGATATTCGGCGTGCTCCCCTCTCCAATGGCAATCAACTGGGGGGCGATAATGGTCGATATCAAGTTCATCCTTCCGGCCGCGCTCGTCCTCGGGTCCGCTTCGATGGCGGCTGAGGCACGAATTGGCCGGACGGCCGTCCTCGAGAACATCAACTCGAACTACGTCGAAACAGCCCGCGCCAAGGGGCTCAAGGAACGGACAATCGTCTGGAAACACATCTTCAGAAACGCACTGATTCCACTCGTCCCAGTCATCACGAGCGAAGCATACGTGTTGATCGGTGGATCAGTCATCATCGAGTATATCTTCAACATCAACGGACTGGGTAACATCTTCTTCCGTGCGATGACACAGGGAGACCTCCCGCTTGCGGGCGGGCTGTTGTTCTTCTACACGGTGATCATCATCGGACTAAACGTGTTCCAGGACTTCCTCTACACGATCATTGATCCGCGCGTGGGGTACGAACGATGA